The Oxyura jamaicensis isolate SHBP4307 breed ruddy duck chromosome 28 unlocalized genomic scaffold, BPBGC_Ojam_1.0 oxy28_random_OJ72414, whole genome shotgun sequence genome contains a region encoding:
- the LOC118158494 gene encoding NAD-dependent protein deacetylase sirtuin-6-like has translation VFRGRLPAPPPPRRGCREPGCPPERRPVCRVRRQYVRDAVVGSMGLKPTGRLCSVTKARGLRACRGKLRDTILDWEDSLPDRDLTLADEACRKADLSVTLGTSLQIKPSGNLPLITKKRGGKLVIVNLQATKHDKQADLRIHAYVDDVMTKLMKHLGLEVPEWTGPVVVESAEPAEPQQLFKFEPEARGLLKEESFARCNGTAGLCPDLGTTLVEHGDSLKQECPSPDTGPPTTKKMKVEPLLT, from the exons GTGTTCCGGGGACGCCTCCCGGCTCCGCCACCTCCCCGCCGGGGCTGCCGCGAGCCCGGCTGCCCTCCTGAGCGGCGCCCCGTGTGTCGTGTGCGCAGGCAGTACGTGCGGGACGCCGTCGTGGGCAGCATGGGGCTGAAGCCGACGGGCAGGCTGTGCAGCGTCACCAAAGCCCGAGGGCTGCGGGCCTGCAG AGGGAAGCTACGAGACACTATTCTGGACTGGGAGGATTCCCTTCCCGACCGTGACCTCACGCTGGCGGACGAAGCCTGCAG gaAAGCTGATCTCTCCGTCACGCTGGGGACCTCTCTGCAGATCAAACCCAGTGGCAACCTCCCGCTGATCACGAAGAAGAGAGGGGGGAAGCTCGTCATAGTCAACCTGCAAGCAACCAAGCAT GACAAACAGGCCGACCTGCGCATCCACGCCTACGTCGACGATGTCATGACCAAGCTGATGAAGCACCTGGGGCTCGAAGTCCCGGAGTGGACGGGGCCGGTGGTGGTGGAGAGCGCCGAGCCCGCCGAGccccagcagctcttcaaaTTCGAGCCCGAGGCTCGCGGGCTGCTCAAGGAGGAATCCTTTGCCCGCTGCAACGGCACGGCCGGGCTGTGCCCCGACCTCGGGACCACGCTGGTGGAGCACGGTGACAGTCTGAAGCAGGAGTGTCCCAGCCCGGACACGGGGCCGCCGACGACAAAGAAGATGAAGGTGGAGCCTCTCCTCACCTGA